The Haloarcula limicola genomic sequence CCGAGCGAGGCGCTCGTCCCCGCCGCCGTCGCCGCCCTCGCACAGACGACCGGCGGCTACGACCTGCCGGCGATCGCGGCCATCCTCGGGGTGGCCGTCCTCGGCGCGACGGTCGGCCAGACGGCGCTGTTCCTGCTGACGAAGCGCGGCGGCCGCGAGTGGCTGCTCTCGAAGCCGTGGTTCCGCGTGAGCGAGGACCAACTGGACCGCTTCGGCCGCCTGTTCGACCGCTTCGGCGTGCTGGCGGTGCCGCTCAGCAACACTTTGCTGTTCACGCGCGGCATGCTGACGGTGCCCGCCGGCGTCGCTGGCATGTCGACGCGGCGGTTCGTGGCGCTGTCGGCGCTCGGCACGCTCTCCTTCGAGATTCTTCTTGCGGCGGCCGCGATGGGCGTCCTCGAACTGTTCTGAGACGGATCCGCTTTGACCGCTCCGGGCCGGCGTAGTAGAGTTTACGTGATAGAACGCACTACTCGACGGTATGGCTACCTCCGTGAAAATAGACGAGGACACGAAAGACCGCCTCGAACGATTACGGGCGGAGATAAAGCTCGAAACCGGCGAGAACGTCACGCAGCAGGAGCTCCTCGACCGAATCGTCGAACGCGAATTCGAGTCGAGAGACGACCTCATCGACTCGTTTAGAGACGAGTGGGACGGTCTCTCCGACACGGAGACCAAGCGATTGCTCGCCGGGACTGCCGGGTCGGGAAACCCCGTGACGGAGTCCGAGATCGACGACGTGCTGTACAGTGAGGAGTCGGCGGACGAGTGACTGTTTTCGTCGATACCGGCGTGTTCTACGCACAGCACGACGAAGACACGAGCCGGCACGCTGCCGCCCAACGCGCGATGAAAGCGATAGCTGGCGGTCGGTTCGGTAGACCGATGACTAGCGATTACGTCTACGACGAGACGGTGACGTTAACGCTTTCTCGGTTTGCAGACTCGTCCGAAGCGACGACCGTTAGCAATCGCATCCTCGGTCGAGCGGACTTTCCGGAGATGGTGACGCTACTCTTTCTCGAACGCGCGCAGTTCTTCGAAGCCATCGATATACGAACGCGATACGAGGACCAGTCGCTGAGTTTCACCGACGCGACGACGGTCGCACTCGTGAACGAATACGACATCGACCACGTTCTGTCGTTCGACGACGATTTCGACGGCATCGTGAGCTGCCTCGACCCAGCCGCCCTCTAACGTTCTTCGACCGTCTCGACGCGCTCGCGGAGCCACGCTATCGCTTCCTCGACTGTCTCGCTGTCCTCGCCCGTCACCTTGATTCGCCCCGGCGCGTCGTCGCTCCGGGGGTAGCTTCCGACGGCGACGCCGAATCGCTCGCCGGCTTCGGCGACGACGCCGACGACGGCCCCCTCTGGTGCTGGCGTCTGGAGCGTCTCGGTCGTGCGGTCGCCGCCGAAGTCCGCGGCGACGGTGGCGTACATGGCCTTCAGTTCGTCAGGAATGCCCGGCATCACGTAGACGCCGTCCAGCACGCAGCCGGCGGCGAAACTCTCGTCGGTCAACAGCGGCTCCGCGCCCTCCGGAATCGCAGCCCACGCGTCCAGATCGAGGTCCATGTCGTAGCGGTCGACCATCTCGGGGTTCTCCTCGGCGAAGCGGTCGGCCTTCGCTTCGAGGTGGGCGCGCACGTCCTTGGGTACGACCAACTCGCGGCCGAACGCCTCGGCGACGCCCGCCTTCGTCACGTCGTCGGGCGTCCCGCCGATGCCGCCGGTGACGACGACGGCGTCGAAGGCATCGTGGTACCGGGACACCGCGTCGGCGATGACCGATTCCTCGTCGGGAATGGTCAGAATCCGCGTGACTCTCGCGCCCGCGTCGCTCAGTTCGCGGGCCAGCCACGTCGCGTTCGTGTTCTCCGTATCCCCCGAGAGCAACTCGTCGCCGACGGTGAGCAGCGCCACGTCCATACCGGTCGCTCGTGCGCGAGCGGGGTAAGGATTCTTGCTAGGAGACGCTGGCGAGGAAGTCGTCGGAGAACGATGAGTGACCGAGAACAGGCAGAAAGTCCCCCTAGCTACGATTAGAACAACTGTTACCGCAAAAGAATACGAAACGCGAAACAGCCAGAAAGCCCCGACTGGCTGAAATCGGGGGACTCGCTGCGCGCTTCACTCACTACGTTCGTTGCAGTGCTTACTTCGTCCACCTTCGTTCAGCCAGTCGCCCCTTTCAGTCCCACCCCGTTGCTGAGTCCCCAGCCGACACGGGTGGGACGTTCTGGCTGTTCAGAGACGTTTAGCTGTCACAAAGCACTCGTACTATTTCCCCGTTCGACCGCCTCAGCGAGCAGTTCCGTCAGCCCGATTATCTCGATGTCGTCCTCGTAGCCGCCGGTCTTCCGGCCGTCCTCGTACATCGTCATGCACATCGGGCAGGCGACGACGAACTTCTCGACTCGTTCGCCGGCATCCGTATCTTCCAGCGCTTCGCGCAGACGCTCCTCGCTGGGTTTCGGGTCCTCGTCGAAGTCCATCCAGAGACCGCCGCCGCCCCCGCCACAGCAGAAGGAGTCGTCGCGGTTGCGCGGCATCTCGTAGCGGTCACAGCCGGTCGCGTCGACGAGGTCGCGCGGGGCCTCGAACACGTCGTTGTACCGCCCGAGGTGACAGGGGTCGTGGTACGTAACGGTGTAGTCGAGTTCGTCGCCGGAGAGGCCCAACGATCCGGCTTCCGCGAGGTCGGCGACGACCTGCGTGTAGTGGAAGACGGACGATTCGTCCCACTCGCAGTCCTCGAACTCGGGGTACTCGTTCTTGAACGTGTTGTAGGCGTGGGGGTCGGTCGTCACGATAGAATCGAACTCGCAGTCGCCGATCGCGACGGCGTTGTCCTCGACGAGCATCTCGTAGAGGCCCTCTTCGCCGACCCGGCGCACGTCGTTGCCGGCGGTCTGTTCGGCCTCGTAGAGGATCCCGTACTCGACGCCGGCGGCCTCGAAGACCCGTGCTAAGGCCCGCGCCACGCGCTTGTTACGCTCGTCGTAGCTCGGGTAGTCGCCGACGTACCAGAGGTACTCGACCGGTTGGTCGCGGGCGTCGGGCACCTCGAAGTCGAGTTCGTCGGTCCAGTCCGGGCGTTTCCGCTCGGGGTCGCCGAAGGTGTTGCCGTGCTGGAAGACGTTCATCATCGCGTCCTGGACGTGCTCGTCCATCTCGCCGGACTCGGTGAGGCGGCGGTTCAGCTCCGTGAACTGCGTGACGTGTTCGATGTCCACCGGGCAGGCGTCCATGCAGGCCATGCAGGACATACAGGACTCCATCGTCCGGGCGTCGATAACTGAACTCCCGCCGTCGGCGATAATCGGGACCTCCTCCCCGCCGGCGTCCCGCTGTTCGCGGTACTCCTTCAGGTCCAGAATGACGTTTCGGGGGTCCAGCGGCCGTCCTGCCGCCTTTGCCGGGCAGACGTCGGAACAGCGCCCGCACTTCGTGCAGGCGTCGTGGTCGAGCAACTGCTTCCAGGAGAAGTCGTCGATCTCGCTGGGACCGATGTCCTCGGGGGCGGCGTCTTCGGGGACCCTCGGCAGGCGGACGCCCGCTTTCTCGTCGCGGGCGACGAGATTGGCGAACGAGGAGAACATGTGGAACGGCTTGGCGTAGGGAATCCACGCGATAAACCACAGGGCGACCAGCGAGTGGCTCCACCAGACGAACGGGTAGGCCGCGGCGGCCTGCTGCGGGGTCACGCCCGCGAGGAGGAGGAGGTCCCTGACGAACCAGCCGACGAAACTGATCGTCTCGAAGCTCACGTCACGCACCGTCGAGGTGCCGAGGATGCGGACGCCCTCGGTGAGGTAGCCGCCGACGCCGAGGACGAACAGCGCCGCCAGAAAGAGGTCGTCCTCGCGGGAGGTGTGGCGGTCGTGCAACCGCTCCATCCGACGGCCGTAGCGCCGCCACAACGCCACGCCGACGCCGACGACGAACAGTAGCCCCATCGCGTCCATCACGAACGAGTAGGAGAGGTAGAACTCACCGACGAAGAACGACTCACCGGTTAGCGGGCGGTAGAGGTCCATGTCGATGCCGAGAATCGTCGTCCCGATGAGTAAGGTGAGAAACCCCCAGACGACGAAGGCGTGCATCACGCCCGCGACGGCGTCGCGGTCGAGTTGCTTCCGGTTCGAGAGGGCGAGTCGCGCCGCGTCGAAGACCCGCTCGGGCAGGTCGTCGAGGCGGTCGAACGGGTCCTCGGAACCCCGCGTGTATCGGGCCACGCGGCCGTAGACGCCGTACAGGAAGACCAGAATCGCGAGCGCGGCGAGATAGTAGAAGAGGACCTTCCCCACGGGACCGATGCGCCAGAACGTCGGCCGCGTGGTCGTCTGGAGCGCGAGTGACATACGCTCACACGGGGCGCGAGCCCACTTGAAGATTGTCACGGGGGCACCGCCGTCCCCGACAATCTAGCAACCGTTGCATGTTTTCGACAGTTTTCCGTCGCCTACCCAACAACTATATACGCCGCGGACGGAAGGTTCCGGTCCGATGGACGAGAAGACAGAGGAACTCCGTGACATCTTCATGGACGTCTCCGAGGAGGGGACGGTGACGGAGTCACAGGAGGCCACCCACGGGACGCTGGCCGACGTCGACGAGACGGAGTTAGACGACCGACTCGTCGACGTGATTTCACGCATGCGCGAGCGTTACGAGTTCCGGACAGACCTCGGCGACGACGCGTTGGTGACGCTGGTTCGGGCGTTCTACGAGGGCCGCGAGGACGACGACATCGCCGACGAACTCGGCGTCGCGGCCGCGGCGGCGACGGACGCGCGCCTGGACCTGCACCTCTTCCGCGACTCGGATACGGACGCCGACTTCGACGTGACCGCGTTCCGCCGCCGGATCGTGGAGGACGACCCGACCGACGACGAGCTCGTCGCCGCCTTCGCCGTGAGCGAGGCCGAGATAGCCCATTACCGACGCGTCGTCGAAGCACAGGCCGCCGCCCGGCAGGTGAGCCACCGCTTCCGGAGCGAGTTCGAGGACGTGCTGAGCGACGCCGGCCTCTCGACGCGCATGACCGAGTCGCTCCGACAGGACGGCCTGGACGAAGCCACCGAGGACATCGATTCGTTGGATTCCGACGCCGACGTCTCGATGTGACGCCGCCGAAGCCACTTTCCACCCGCCACTGCGACTCGCGCTGAAGGTTTATACCCGAAGACGGGACCAGCGCTGTCTATGGCCGAGCACACCTTCCGCGAGTTGGAAACCGCGGCCTACTGCCCGCGAAAGCTCTACTACCGCCGCCGCGAGGGGCCGCCGGACGTGCCCGACGAAGTCGGGCGAATCCGCGAACTGGCGTTCGACTACGAGCGCCTGCTGACCGACGACGCGACGCTGTTGACCGCGCCCATCGAGGCCGACCCGACCACGGTCCGCGAACGGCTGCGGGCGGCTCGGGACCGACTCGACGACTGGGACGCGCTCGCCGACCCGACGGCCCGGGACGTGTTCCTCTCGGGGAAGGACGCCCGCGGCATCGCTCACAAGATCGTCGCGGCCGCGGACGGTCCGGTCCCCTCGCTCGTCTTCGCCGGCGCACCGCCCGAACAGGGCGTCTGGGAGCCACAGAGCGTCCGACTGGTCGCGGCCGCGAAGGCGCTCTCGTGGGAGCGCGAGCGGGCGGTCGAACGCGCGTACGCGGAGTACCCCGCCCACGGCGTCGTCCGGGAGATCGATCTGACGGTCCGGCGAACCGGCGTCTATCGCCGGGCAGTTCGGACCGCGGACAGCGTCGACGGCCCGCCCTCTCGCGTCGACAACGACGCGAAGTGCGGTCCCTGCGACTACCGTGAGAACTGCGGCGTCAGGACGCGGTCGCTGCGGTCGCTGCTGTGAGTCGGCGACGCGAGAGCCGCGCTCAGTTCAGTTGTCCGCCAGCCACGCCTCGACCGCGTCGGCGTTCGCGCCCCGCCGGTGGATCGTCCCCGCCTCGACGTCCACGACGGTCGAGCCGACGCCGCCGGTCTCGCCGCCGTCGAGCACGACCGCCGCCCGCTCGCGGATCTCGTCCAGTTCCGCGACGGCGGTCGCGCTGGGGTTGCCGGAGACGTTCGCGCTCGTCGCCGTCAGCGGCGCGACCGCTTCGAGGAGCGCGAGCGCGACGGGGTGGTCCGGCACCCTGACGCCGACCCGCGGTTCGCCGCCGGTCAGCGCGTCCGGGACGCCGTCGCGTCGCTCGGTGACGACGGTGACGGGGCCGGGCAGGAACTCGCGCATGAACCGCTCCTCGCGGTCGGTCGGGGCGACGTACTCCAGCGCGCTGTCCACGTCCGGCACCGCGAGCGAGACGGGTTTGTCCCGCGAGCGCCCCTTCGCGGCGAAGGCGGCTTCGACCGCGTGGGTGTCGGTCGCGTCGGCCGCCAGCCCGTACACCGTCTCGGTCGGATAGACGACGAGTTCGCCCTCGCGGAGCGCTTCAGCGGCCGTCTCGACGTCCGCCTCGCGCGCGTCCTCGCTCATAGCTGGGCTTCGACGGCGTCGTAGTCGGGGAAGTCGGGCCACTCCTCGGCGACCCACGCGTACTCGACGGTGCGGTCCTCGTCGAGGACGAAGACGGCGGGTCGCGGCTCCGCGACGCCCGCCATCCCGTCTAACTCCATGGCGATGCCGTACTGCTCGGCGACGCCGTTCGCGGGGTCCGAGTAGAGCCGGTAGTCGCCCTCGATGTCGCGCTCTTCGAGCAAGTCCTTGTGCGCGTACGGCGTCGAGATAGAGAGGCCGACGACCGTCGCCTTCTCGTGCCATCCCCGGTCGCGGATCTCGTTCCAGACGTACGTCGCCGGGAACGCGCCGTCCATCGCGTGAAAGACGAGGACGACGGGGTCGTCGCTGTCCGCACAGACCGAAGAGAGCGCGACGTCCTCCCAGAACTCCTCGTTGACGAGCGGTCGGGTGAAGTCCGGGGCCGTCTCGCCCTCCTCGGGGTGGTCGGTCGCCTCCAGTTCGACGACGTCGAAGTCGAGGTCCATTCAGGCCACCTCCCGTTCTCCGCCCTCGGCTCCCTCACCGTACGTCCGGTCGAGATACTCGACGATGTTGGCGCTCTCGCTCATCGTGACGCCCGTGTTCTCGTCGACGATAGCGGGGACGGTCCGCTTTCCCGAGAGCCGCTTGACCACGTCTCGCTCCGAGTGCATCGGCTCGATGAACCGCGAGCGGTACGCCAGGTCGTGTTTCCTGAGCTTCCGGACGACGCGCTCACAGAACGGGCACGCCTGCAACCGGTAGAGTGTGATGGCGGGATCGCTCATACGGCCGCTGGTACGCGAGAGAGCCGGGTAAGGGCTTCGGCGGGGTCATGACAAGCCTTAATCCCCGGGAATGACAACTTCGACCGTCCGATGGCCCTAGACCCACCTGTGTCGTTCGCGCTGTCCGCTGCGATGCTCCAGACCTACGAGGTCGTGGGCGTCGCAATTCCGCAGAGTGCCGTGTTGGTCGGTGGCATCGTCTCGATAGTCCTCCTCATCGTGCTGTCGGCGTTCTTCTCCTCCTCGGAGATCGCGATGTTCTCCCTGCCGGCCCACCGGACGGACGCGCTGGTCGAGGACGGCGTGCCCGGGTCGAAGACGCTCAAACAACTCAAGTCCGACCCCCACCGCCTGCTGGTGACCATCCTCGTCGGGAACAACATGGTCAACATCGCGATGTCCTCCATCGCGACCGGACTGCTCGCGATGTACCTCTCACAGGGTCAGGCCGTCGCGGTCGCGACGTTCGGCATCACCGCCGTCGTCCTGCTGTTCGGCGAGAGCGCCCCCAAGAGCTACGCCGTCGAGAACACGGAGTCGTGGGCGCTCCGCATCGCCCGACCGCTGAAGGCCGCCGAGAAGGCGCTGCTCCCGCTCATCCTGCTGTTCGACTACCTGACCCGCGTCGTCAACAAGATAACCGGTGGCCGCTCGGCCATCGAGACCTCGTACGTCACCCGCGAGGAGATTCAGGACATCATCGAGACGGGCGAACGCGAGGGGGTGTTAGACGAGGAGGAACGCGAGATGCTCCAGCGCACCCTGCGGTTCAACGACACCATCGCCAAGGAGGTGATGACCCCGCGACTGGACATGACCGCCGTCGCCAAGGAAGACTCCGTTCGCGAGGCGCTGGAGACCTGCATCCAGAGCGGCCACGCGCGACTGCCCGTCTACGAGGGGAGTCTGGACAACGTCATCGGCGTCGTCCACATCCGCGATCTGGTTCGGGACCTCAACTACGGCGAGGCCATCCCCGAGGACATCGTCTTAGAGGACCTCATCGAACCGACGCTGCACGTCCCCGAGTCGAAGAACGTCGACGACCTCCTGACCGAGATGCGCAAGGAGCGCATGCACATGGTCATCGTCATCGACGAGTTCGGGACCACCGAGGGACTGGTGACGATGGAGGACCTGACCGAGGAGATCGTCGGCGAGATCCTCGAGGGCGAGGAGGACGAGCCCATCGAGTACGTCGACGACGACACGGTGACGGTCAAGGGCGAGGTCAACATCGAGGAGGTCAACGAGGCGCTGGAGTTAGAGCTCCCCGAGGGCGAGGAGTTCGAGACCATCGCGGGCTTCATCTTCAACCGAGCCGGCCGCCTCGTCGAGGAGGGCGAGACCATCACCTACGACGGCGTCGAGATACGCGTCGAACAGGTCGAGAACACGCGCATCATGAAGGCCCGCGTCGTCCGGCTGGATCCGGACGACGAGGAGGCCGCCGATACCGCCACCGACGCCGACGCAGAGGAAGCCCAACCCGAGTAACTCACAGCAGCGCGTCGACGGCGAGGAACGCGCCGTAACTCACGGCGAAGGCGAGCAACAGCGAGCCGAGCCACGCCAGCACCGTCTTGCCCATCTTCTCGCGGCTCACTTCGCCGCCGCCGGCGGCCGCGCCCGACCCGACGATCGCGGAGACGATGATCTCGTTGAACGAGACGGGGATGCCGAAGAAGACGGCGGCTTGGGCGATGATGAAACTCGGGATGAGCGCGGCGATCGATCGCCGCGGACCGAGCGAGGAGTAGTCCTGTGCCAGCGCCTTGATCATCCGCGGCGCGCCGGTCCACGACCCGACGAGCAGGCCGACGCCGCCGAACAGGAGGACGCCGGTGATGGGGATTCCCGACGTCAGATCGGTGTCCAGTAGCGGGACGAGCGGCCCCAGCGCGAGGCCGACCTGACTCCCGCCGGCCGAGAACGCGACCAGCCCCCCGAGCACCAGCAGGAAGTGCCGCTGGCCGGCCGCGGGGTCGTTGCGCATGTCGCGATAGAGCAGACCCGCACCGAGAAGGACGGCCAGTGCCGTGACGGCGGCCATCGTCGGTATCTCTGGTGTCCCGGCCGAGCGAGCCACCGCGCGAGCGACGGACGCCTGTTCGTTGCCCGGCGCGAGAAAGACGAACTCGATGTTGGCGAGGATGGCTCCGACGAGACCGCCCAGTAACGGCACGATACGCTCTTCGGCGGTGTTCTCGTGGCGCAGCAGCCACGCCGTCCCGAAGGCCATCCCGCCGCCGAAGAAGGGCGTCGCCGTCCACAGCGCGACGATCTCGACGTACTTGTCGATCGCGGGCGCGCCGCCGATCGCCAGCCCGACGCCGACGACGGCTCCGGTGACGGTGAAGGCGGTCGCGATCGGGTAGCCGGTGAAGATGCCGACCGCGACCAGCGCCGCCGCCGTCAGCAGCGCGACGATGGCCGCGACCGCGGTCAGCCCCTGCCCCTCGGGAAAGACGATGAGGCCGCTCCCGACGGTCTCCGTGACGTTCGCGCCCTGTAACACCGCGCCGGCCAGTCCGAGGATGCCGACGAAAAAGCCCGCCCGCATCACCGAAATCGCGTTCGCGCCGACCGCCGGAGCGAACGGCGTGGACCCGGAAGAGCCGGCACCGATGGTCCACGCCATGAACAGGCTGGCCGCCGACGCGACCACCAGCGTCACCAACACGCTCGTCGCTACCATCTTTTCATCTACTCCGGCGTTTGCCCTAGCGCGCAATGAGCCTACCGCCTGCAGCGGTTATCTCCACTCGAAACGAAGGGGTATGCGGACGTGTCGCACGGAAGTCCCTACAGTTGGTTTCTTAGCGCTCGCTGTCGGAGTAACGAGCCACGTGTTCGCTGTTCGAAACGAGGGGGCGGGATTCGACCTTCGCGGGCGACAGCGCTCGCACGGAGACGAGCTCAGTTCGTTTTAGCGTCGGCGATGCTGGAAGACGCTATCGGCGACAGAACCGTCGCCTCAGTTCGTCTTCGCCTCTCGGACGCCAAACCGATGCCGCTCGCACGGAGACGAGCTTAGTTCGTTTTGGCGTCGGCGATGCTGGAAGACGCTATCGGCGACAGAACCGTCGCCTCAGTTCGTCTTCGCATCGGTCTCCTCCCCCGGTTCCGTCGCCTCGACGCCCTCCGCCGCTTCGACGTGATCTGTCGCCTTCTCGGTGTCGACGTGCCAGCGGTCGACGGACTGGTCGAAATCGGCCAGTCGGTTCGAGACGCGCATCTTCAGGTCGTCGTCGTTGACGTTGACCTCGAAGACGTACTCGGGGCGGTCCTCGCCGTTGATGCGCCGGAGGTTCGCGCTGACGAGCTCGTTGTCGAAGTAGTATGGCGCGATCTGTGTCATCACGTTGCGGTAGACGGCGTCCTCGACTTTGCGGAGGGCCTTTCGACCCGCAGAGTCGGCCGCGCGGGCGACGTAGTCGACGGACTCGCCCCACTTGTCGATGGCCGCGTCGGGCTCGTCTAGGTTCTCGTAGGACTCCGAGAGCTTCTCGCCGGCCGTCTGGAGGTCCTCGTCGGGGTTCTTTCCCGCCTGTTCCCCCTTCCCCTCGTCGACGCTCGCCTGTTCCGCGGTCTTCTCGTTGACGTCCTCGTCCAGTCGCTCGTGGCTCTTGGGCCGCCACTCGTCGAACTCCGCCAGCGCGTCTTCGTCCACGTCGGCCGCCGTCTCCTCCGCGACGAGGAGGTCTTTCAGCGCCTGTGTGATGCGCTCGCCGTGCTCGACGACGTCGACCCAACCGCCCTGTGTCTTGAATCCGGAAACGCTCTCTTCGATGTCTGCCATTGTAAAACGATCCGTGGGAACGGTCTGTTACCGTACTGTCCCACAGTTCTCGCTCGGGGCGAATAACGTTTCCCCCTGCGTCCGCCGCCGCACTCTCGCCCGCCACTTATCCCGCTCGCGCACGTACCCGAGGGCGATGACATCCGCACTATTCGTCGTCAGCGAGCACGGCTACTGGGGCGAGGAATGTATCGAACCGCTGACCACGCTCGACGAGGCGGGCGTCGACATCACCGTAGCGACGCCCACCGGCGATCCGCCGGAGGTCGACGAGCGCTCGGTCGACCCCGACGAGGTCGGCGAGGAGACGGCCGAACACGTCACGGAGGTCCACGAGAGCGACGAGCGACTCAACGATCCGACGCCCGTCGCTCGGACCGAGGCGGACAACTACGACGTCGTCGTCTTCCCTGGCGGCCACGGCACTGAGTGGGACATCAATCAGGACAGCGACGCGCGGCGACTCCTCCGGGACGCCGTCGAGGGCGAGGACGGCAAGGCGCTCGTCGTCTGTCACGCCGCGGGCCTGCTCGGCTTCACGCGCGACAGCGACGGCGGTTTCCTCGCGGCGGACCGCTCGGTCACCGGCTTCCCGAACGAGTGGGAAGAGGGCATCGTCGACGACGACGACCGGATGCCCGACGGCCGAAAGCTCCCCTACTGGGTCGAAGACGAGGCGAAGGCGGCCGGCGCGGACTGGGACGCCGAACTCGACGCGGACACGAGCGTCACCGTCGACGGCGACCTCG encodes the following:
- a CDS encoding DedA family protein produces the protein MATDATAARGPVRTFAEDYGLLVVAACFALLGVAGIALYVFGDAAYAEALLREYGLAALFFVFILEGAMLLYFAPSEALVPAAVAALAQTTGGYDLPAIAAILGVAVLGATVGQTALFLLTKRGGREWLLSKPWFRVSEDQLDRFGRLFDRFGVLAVPLSNTLLFTRGMLTVPAGVAGMSTRRFVALSALGTLSFEILLAAAAMGVLELF
- a CDS encoding glutaredoxin family protein; protein product: MSDPAITLYRLQACPFCERVVRKLRKHDLAYRSRFIEPMHSERDVVKRLSGKRTVPAIVDENTGVTMSESANIVEYLDRTYGEGAEGGEREVA
- a CDS encoding CRISPR-associated protein Cas4: MAEHTFRELETAAYCPRKLYYRRREGPPDVPDEVGRIRELAFDYERLLTDDATLLTAPIEADPTTVRERLRAARDRLDDWDALADPTARDVFLSGKDARGIAHKIVAAADGPVPSLVFAGAPPEQGVWEPQSVRLVAAAKALSWERERAVERAYAEYPAHGVVREIDLTVRRTGVYRRAVRTADSVDGPPSRVDNDAKCGPCDYRENCGVRTRSLRSLL
- a CDS encoding conditioned medium-induced protein 4, which gives rise to MDEKTEELRDIFMDVSEEGTVTESQEATHGTLADVDETELDDRLVDVISRMRERYEFRTDLGDDALVTLVRAFYEGREDDDIADELGVAAAAATDARLDLHLFRDSDTDADFDVTAFRRRIVEDDPTDDELVAAFAVSEAEIAHYRRVVEAQAAARQVSHRFRSEFEDVLSDAGLSTRMTESLRQDGLDEATEDIDSLDSDADVSM
- a CDS encoding competence/damage-inducible protein A, with product MDVALLTVGDELLSGDTENTNATWLARELSDAGARVTRILTIPDEESVIADAVSRYHDAFDAVVVTGGIGGTPDDVTKAGVAEAFGRELVVPKDVRAHLEAKADRFAEENPEMVDRYDMDLDLDAWAAIPEGAEPLLTDESFAAGCVLDGVYVMPGIPDELKAMYATVAADFGGDRTTETLQTPAPEGAVVGVVAEAGERFGVAVGSYPRSDDAPGRIKVTGEDSETVEEAIAWLRERVETVEER
- a CDS encoding DUF5828 family protein, with product MADIEESVSGFKTQGGWVDVVEHGERITQALKDLLVAEETAADVDEDALAEFDEWRPKSHERLDEDVNEKTAEQASVDEGKGEQAGKNPDEDLQTAGEKLSESYENLDEPDAAIDKWGESVDYVARAADSAGRKALRKVEDAVYRNVMTQIAPYYFDNELVSANLRRINGEDRPEYVFEVNVNDDDLKMRVSNRLADFDQSVDRWHVDTEKATDHVEAAEGVEATEPGEETDAKTN
- a CDS encoding inorganic phosphate transporter produces the protein MVATSVLVTLVVASAASLFMAWTIGAGSSGSTPFAPAVGANAISVMRAGFFVGILGLAGAVLQGANVTETVGSGLIVFPEGQGLTAVAAIVALLTAAALVAVGIFTGYPIATAFTVTGAVVGVGLAIGGAPAIDKYVEIVALWTATPFFGGGMAFGTAWLLRHENTAEERIVPLLGGLVGAILANIEFVFLAPGNEQASVARAVARSAGTPEIPTMAAVTALAVLLGAGLLYRDMRNDPAAGQRHFLLVLGGLVAFSAGGSQVGLALGPLVPLLDTDLTSGIPITGVLLFGGVGLLVGSWTGAPRMIKALAQDYSSLGPRRSIAALIPSFIIAQAAVFFGIPVSFNEIIVSAIVGSGAAAGGGEVSREKMGKTVLAWLGSLLLAFAVSYGAFLAVDALL
- a CDS encoding (Fe-S)-binding protein, whose amino-acid sequence is MSLALQTTTRPTFWRIGPVGKVLFYYLAALAILVFLYGVYGRVARYTRGSEDPFDRLDDLPERVFDAARLALSNRKQLDRDAVAGVMHAFVVWGFLTLLIGTTILGIDMDLYRPLTGESFFVGEFYLSYSFVMDAMGLLFVVGVGVALWRRYGRRMERLHDRHTSREDDLFLAALFVLGVGGYLTEGVRILGTSTVRDVSFETISFVGWFVRDLLLLAGVTPQQAAAAYPFVWWSHSLVALWFIAWIPYAKPFHMFSSFANLVARDEKAGVRLPRVPEDAAPEDIGPSEIDDFSWKQLLDHDACTKCGRCSDVCPAKAAGRPLDPRNVILDLKEYREQRDAGGEEVPIIADGGSSVIDARTMESCMSCMACMDACPVDIEHVTQFTELNRRLTESGEMDEHVQDAMMNVFQHGNTFGDPERKRPDWTDELDFEVPDARDQPVEYLWYVGDYPSYDERNKRVARALARVFEAAGVEYGILYEAEQTAGNDVRRVGEEGLYEMLVEDNAVAIGDCEFDSIVTTDPHAYNTFKNEYPEFEDCEWDESSVFHYTQVVADLAEAGSLGLSGDELDYTVTYHDPCHLGRYNDVFEAPRDLVDATGCDRYEMPRNRDDSFCCGGGGGGLWMDFDEDPKPSEERLREALEDTDAGERVEKFVVACPMCMTMYEDGRKTGGYEDDIEIIGLTELLAEAVERGNSTSAL
- a CDS encoding L-threonylcarbamoyladenylate synthase; its protein translation is MSEDAREADVETAAEALREGELVVYPTETVYGLAADATDTHAVEAAFAAKGRSRDKPVSLAVPDVDSALEYVAPTDREERFMREFLPGPVTVVTERRDGVPDALTGGEPRVGVRVPDHPVALALLEAVAPLTATSANVSGNPSATAVAELDEIRERAAVVLDGGETGGVGSTVVDVEAGTIHRRGANADAVEAWLADN
- a CDS encoding type II toxin-antitoxin system VapC family toxin, with the protein product MFYAQHDEDTSRHAAAQRAMKAIAGGRFGRPMTSDYVYDETVTLTLSRFADSSEATTVSNRILGRADFPEMVTLLFLERAQFFEAIDIRTRYEDQSLSFTDATTVALVNEYDIDHVLSFDDDFDGIVSCLDPAAL
- a CDS encoding hemolysin family protein; this translates as MALDPPVSFALSAAMLQTYEVVGVAIPQSAVLVGGIVSIVLLIVLSAFFSSSEIAMFSLPAHRTDALVEDGVPGSKTLKQLKSDPHRLLVTILVGNNMVNIAMSSIATGLLAMYLSQGQAVAVATFGITAVVLLFGESAPKSYAVENTESWALRIARPLKAAEKALLPLILLFDYLTRVVNKITGGRSAIETSYVTREEIQDIIETGEREGVLDEEEREMLQRTLRFNDTIAKEVMTPRLDMTAVAKEDSVREALETCIQSGHARLPVYEGSLDNVIGVVHIRDLVRDLNYGEAIPEDIVLEDLIEPTLHVPESKNVDDLLTEMRKERMHMVIVIDEFGTTEGLVTMEDLTEEIVGEILEGEEDEPIEYVDDDTVTVKGEVNIEEVNEALELELPEGEEFETIAGFIFNRAGRLVEEGETITYDGVEIRVEQVENTRIMKARVVRLDPDDEEAADTATDADAEEAQPE
- a CDS encoding redoxin domain-containing protein yields the protein MDLDFDVVELEATDHPEEGETAPDFTRPLVNEEFWEDVALSSVCADSDDPVVLVFHAMDGAFPATYVWNEIRDRGWHEKATVVGLSISTPYAHKDLLEERDIEGDYRLYSDPANGVAEQYGIAMELDGMAGVAEPRPAVFVLDEDRTVEYAWVAEEWPDFPDYDAVEAQL